A genomic segment from Chitinophaga flava encodes:
- the aspS gene encoding aspartate--tRNA ligase: protein MYRTHTCGELRMEQVGQEVTLAGWIQTVRKFGSINFFDLRDRYGITQLLFHESLNAKLDEQPLGREFVIQVTGIVTERTNKNKNIPTGDIEITVRDYKVLNAAKTPPFTIVDDTDGGDELRMKYRFLDLRRNAVRQNLELRYSVGRAARNFLHTRNFLDVETPFLINSTPEGARDFVVPSRMNPNQFYGLPQSPQTFKQLLMVSGYDRYYQIVKCFRDEDLRADRQPEFTQIDCEMSFVEQEDVLNTFEDMLKYIFKEIKGIEFEGAFPRMTWDDAMEFYGNDKPDIRFDMKLVNLNDTVKQKGFKVFDEAELVVAIAASGCSEYTRKQLDELTEWVKRPQIGMTGLIYVKYNTDGTLKSSVDKFFDEQQLQLWAQKCQAKPGDLILVLAGKEERTRKAMSELRLEMGERLGFRNKNEYKPLWVIDFPLFEYAEEENRWVARHHPFTSPKPEQIALMDDMSQYAKIKANAYDIVLNGTEIGGGSIRIYQRDLQQKMFAALGMSKEEAERKFGFLLGAFEYGAPPHGGIAFGFDRLCSLLGGSESIRDFIAFPKNNHGRDVMLDAPGELDQAQLDELKISLVK, encoded by the coding sequence ATGTATAGGACGCACACTTGCGGGGAGTTAAGAATGGAGCAGGTAGGCCAGGAGGTGACGCTGGCAGGATGGATACAAACAGTCAGAAAATTTGGCAGCATCAATTTCTTTGATCTGCGGGACCGTTATGGTATCACTCAGCTGTTATTTCACGAAAGTCTGAATGCCAAGCTGGATGAGCAACCGCTGGGCCGTGAATTTGTGATACAGGTGACCGGTATTGTTACTGAGCGTACCAACAAAAATAAAAACATCCCCACTGGTGATATTGAGATCACGGTGCGTGACTATAAAGTCCTGAATGCGGCCAAAACACCGCCATTCACTATTGTGGACGATACAGACGGAGGTGATGAGCTGCGTATGAAATACCGCTTTCTCGATCTCCGCCGTAATGCGGTAAGGCAGAACCTCGAGCTGCGCTACAGTGTAGGTCGTGCTGCCCGCAACTTCCTGCATACCCGTAACTTCCTGGATGTTGAAACCCCTTTCCTGATCAACTCCACACCGGAAGGTGCCCGCGATTTTGTGGTGCCCAGCCGTATGAACCCTAACCAGTTCTATGGTTTGCCACAATCACCACAAACCTTTAAACAATTGCTGATGGTGAGCGGTTACGACCGTTACTACCAGATCGTAAAGTGTTTCCGCGATGAGGACCTGCGTGCAGACCGTCAGCCGGAGTTTACCCAGATCGATTGTGAGATGAGTTTTGTGGAGCAGGAAGACGTGCTCAACACATTTGAGGATATGCTGAAATATATCTTCAAAGAAATCAAAGGAATTGAGTTTGAAGGCGCTTTCCCACGGATGACCTGGGATGATGCAATGGAGTTTTACGGCAATGATAAACCAGACATCCGTTTTGATATGAAGCTGGTGAACCTGAACGATACCGTAAAACAAAAAGGTTTCAAAGTATTTGATGAGGCAGAGCTGGTAGTAGCGATCGCTGCATCAGGCTGCTCTGAATATACCCGCAAACAATTAGACGAACTGACAGAATGGGTGAAACGTCCGCAGATCGGTATGACCGGACTCATCTATGTGAAATATAATACAGACGGCACGCTGAAGAGCTCGGTAGATAAATTCTTTGACGAGCAGCAGTTGCAGCTGTGGGCGCAAAAATGTCAGGCTAAGCCGGGAGATCTCATCTTGGTGCTGGCTGGCAAAGAAGAGCGTACCCGTAAAGCGATGAGCGAGCTCCGCCTGGAAATGGGCGAGCGCCTGGGCTTCCGCAATAAAAATGAGTATAAACCGTTGTGGGTGATAGACTTCCCGCTGTTTGAGTATGCAGAAGAGGAAAATCGTTGGGTAGCCCGTCACCATCCGTTCACTTCTCCGAAACCGGAGCAGATTGCATTAATGGACGATATGTCACAATATGCCAAAATCAAGGCAAATGCGTATGACATCGTACTGAACGGTACAGAGATCGGAGGCGGTTCTATTCGTATCTATCAGCGTGATTTACAGCAGAAAATGTTTGCTGCGCTGGGTATGTCCAAAGAAGAGGCAGAACGCAAATTCGGCTTCCTGCTGGGAGCTTTTGAATATGGTGCGCCGCCACATGGTGGTATCGCCTTCGGATTTGATCGTTTGTGCTCGCTG
- a CDS encoding NAD(P)/FAD-dependent oxidoreductase, whose protein sequence is MVNVDYIIVGQGIAGTMLSWALWQAGKKVIVIDDAKENSASRVAAGIINPVSGRRFEPAWMYDTIYPFAKDTYHQMSELLQVPVLTERRLWNVFPSQQMRDAFMKKAADGKYTALPEQLEYEELLDQPYGAAVVQGATVNLRELLPAWRKFLQAQGALRETHVDIAALDVNAERVIYEDIIAQKIIFCDGVATTGNPWFRTLTFLPNKGEVLLVRVPGLHTDDIIKKSITLVPQGPELFWAGSSFVWDYVDDLPTDKQREILEKSLQQLLKVPYTVEAQLAAVRPSGNDRRPMIGLHPEMPSVGIFNGLGTKGCSLAPYMAAHFTAVLQGDAQLMPEVNVNRYF, encoded by the coding sequence ATGGTAAACGTAGATTATATCATTGTAGGGCAGGGGATTGCTGGCACTATGCTGAGCTGGGCTTTGTGGCAGGCAGGGAAGAAGGTAATAGTGATTGATGATGCAAAAGAAAACAGTGCGTCGCGGGTAGCGGCGGGTATTATTAATCCGGTGTCTGGTCGTCGGTTTGAGCCGGCATGGATGTATGACACCATTTATCCTTTTGCAAAGGATACCTATCATCAAATGTCGGAACTGCTGCAGGTGCCCGTGTTGACAGAGCGTCGTTTATGGAATGTATTTCCATCACAACAGATGCGGGACGCCTTTATGAAAAAGGCTGCTGATGGTAAGTACACTGCACTGCCGGAACAGCTGGAGTACGAAGAGCTGCTGGACCAGCCTTATGGGGCAGCTGTTGTGCAGGGGGCTACAGTGAATCTGCGGGAGCTGCTGCCTGCCTGGCGTAAGTTTTTGCAGGCACAAGGGGCTTTGCGGGAAACACATGTAGATATAGCTGCGCTGGATGTAAACGCGGAGAGGGTGATTTATGAAGATATTATTGCGCAGAAGATCATTTTTTGTGATGGGGTAGCTACAACAGGTAATCCCTGGTTTCGTACCCTTACTTTTTTGCCGAACAAGGGAGAGGTGCTGCTGGTGAGGGTTCCGGGACTGCATACGGACGATATCATTAAAAAGAGTATTACACTGGTGCCGCAGGGACCGGAGTTATTTTGGGCCGGTTCTTCTTTTGTTTGGGATTATGTTGATGATCTGCCCACCGATAAACAAAGGGAGATACTGGAGAAAAGCCTGCAGCAGCTGTTAAAGGTGCCTTATACGGTAGAAGCGCAGCTGGCGGCGGTGCGGCCTTCGGGTAATGATCGCCGGCCAATGATAGGATTGCATCCTGAAATGCCTTCAGTAGGCATCTTCAATGGTTTGGGTACCAAAGGTTGTTCATTGGCACCCTACATGGCGGCGCATTTTACGGCAGTGTTACAGGGAGATGCCCAGCTGATGCCGGAAGTAAATGTGAACAGATATTTTTAG